The DNA sequence TCACTCGGTGGCCGACGGACCCCCACAGCTTTCTGTCCGACTCCACCAACCACCAGCCATGAGACGTGCGCGTATCCAGACCCCCGAGGGACCACGTGAAGGCGAATACCGCGACGGCGTCGTCGTCACCGACGATGGCGAGTACGTCGTCGGCGACGACGGCCCGCTGCTCGCGCCGTGTGAGCCGTCGGCACTCTACTGCGTCGGCCGGAACTACGCGGCCACGTTGGAACAGATGGAGTACGAGCGGCCGGAGGAACCGGACTTCTTCATCAAGCCTCCCGCATCCGTTATCGCCCACGAGGAACCAATCCCGTACCCCGAGTTCACCGAGGAACTCACCTACGCGGGCGAGCTGGTCGCCGTCATCGACGACACCTGCCACGACTTCTCGCCGGAGGAGGCTCCCGACCATATCCGTGGCTACACGATAATGAACGACGTCGACGCGCTGGACCAACAGGGCCGCACGGCCAGAAAGGCGTTCGACGGCTCGGCTCCGCTCGGCCCGTGGCTGGAGACGGACCTCGACCCGCGAAGCATCGATATGCACACCGACGTCAGCGGCGAGCGTCGCCAAGAGGCCAACACCGAGTTGATGCTGTTCGGCCCGTACGAGGTCGTCTCGTATCTCTCGAAGCGCTTTACCTTTCGGCCGGGCGACGCCATCGCGTTCGGTAGTCCGGCGAATCCGGGCACCGTCGAACCCGGCGACGTGATCGAGATTACCTACGATGGAGTCGGGACGTTGCGGAACGAAGTCGTCTAGTTCTCTTAGTTTACCTGGTTCTCCAGGTCCTCATAGCTCCCCGTCTCCTCGACCTGTTCGACGTTGCGCGCGAGGATGTCGGCGAGCCGTTCCCAGTAGTTCGGGGTGTGTCCGGCGTTGTGCGGCGTGATGAGCACGTTGTCGAAGGTCCAGAGGTCGTGGTCCGAGGGGAGCGGTTCGGGGTCGGTGACGTCGAGTGCGGCACCCCGGATGGCGTTGCCCTTGAGCGCGGAGACGAGGTCGTCGGTGTCGACGATGGGACCGCGGCCGATGTTGACGAGGACGCTCTCGGGCTTCATCGTCTTGAACGCGTTCGCGTCGAACATCCCCTCCGTCGCGTCGGTCAGGGGGGCCGCGATGACGACGTAGTCCGAGACGGCGAGTGCCTCGTGAAGCTCGTCGAAGCCGAGAATCTCGTCGGCAGGGCCACCCTTCTCGGGGCTGTAGCGGACGCCGACCGTGTGGACGCCGAAGGCGTCGAGGCGGTCGAGGACGGTCTGGCCGATCGCGCCGAGACCGACGACCGAGACGGTGCTT is a window from the Halogranum gelatinilyticum genome containing:
- a CDS encoding D-2-hydroxyacid dehydrogenase — protein: MTDSDVDIAVLRQKIHGMSADGYIDALRERLPEKNIVYGQTPAEERELLKEAEIAAGFNVPAKLLDDAENLQLFACSFAGTGHLPMDALEEHGVAVTNASGVHGPNIAEHVLGAILSFTRGFHTAWRQKERTEWRSFETHELQGSTVSVVGLGAIGQTVLDRLDAFGVHTVGVRYSPEKGGPADEILGFDELHEALAVSDYVVIAAPLTDATEGMFDANAFKTMKPESVLVNIGRGPIVDTDDLVSALKGNAIRGAALDVTDPEPLPSDHDLWTFDNVLITPHNAGHTPNYWERLADILARNVEQVEETGSYEDLENQVN
- a CDS encoding fumarylacetoacetate hydrolase family protein, which codes for MRRARIQTPEGPREGEYRDGVVVTDDGEYVVGDDGPLLAPCEPSALYCVGRNYAATLEQMEYERPEEPDFFIKPPASVIAHEEPIPYPEFTEELTYAGELVAVIDDTCHDFSPEEAPDHIRGYTIMNDVDALDQQGRTARKAFDGSAPLGPWLETDLDPRSIDMHTDVSGERRQEANTELMLFGPYEVVSYLSKRFTFRPGDAIAFGSPANPGTVEPGDVIEITYDGVGTLRNEVV